A region of Mercenaria mercenaria strain notata unplaced genomic scaffold, MADL_Memer_1 contig_3322, whole genome shotgun sequence DNA encodes the following proteins:
- the LOC128552950 gene encoding tigger transposable element-derived protein 4-like, whose translation MTSKRDRKCLTLEDRVKCLKLLELGKSSCVVAAKIGVGRMQVQNVLKRKREIMEEYESNGNLSLKRLKRDTEYSDINSLVYRWFLDATARLFPVSGPLIQEKARTFAQDLGFVDFKASNGWLESFLKRNNIVFKTQSGQHGEVKRDTVSQWKESIPSACESYAPENIFRMDETGLFYKDSTKSTFFKKGDTCAGGKRSKQRITVALCASMTGK comes from the coding sequence ATGACTTCTAAACGGGATCGCAAGTGCCTTACTCTTGAGGACCgtgttaaatgtttaaaattacttGAGTTGGGAAAAAGTTCATGTGTTGTGGCTGCTAAGATCGGTGTTGGACGTATGCAGGTTCAGAATGTTTTAAAGCGTAAAAGAGAAATCATGGAGGAGTACGAATCAAATGGGAATTTATCTTTGAAGCGGCTGAAGAGAGACACTGAGTACAGTGATATAAACAGTCTAGTGTACCGTTGGTTTTTGGATGCCACTGCAAGGTTATTCCCAGTGTCAGGACCTCTGATCCAGGAAAAAGCAAGGACTTTTGCTCAGGATTTAGGGTTTGTTGACTTTAAGGCAAGCAATGGATGGTTAGAATCTTTTCTTAAGAGAAATAACATTGTTTTTAAGACTCAGTCTGGTCAACATGGTGAGGTCAAACGTGACACTGTGTCTCAATGGAAGGAATCCATTCCGTCAGCCTGTGAAAGTTATGCTCCTGAAAACATATTTAGGATGGATGAGACTGGTCTCTTCTACAAAGACTCGACTAAGTCTACTTTCTTCAAGAAGGGCGATACATGTGCTGGGGGGAAACGATCCAAACAACGTATAACAGTGGCACTCTGCGCATCCATGACTGGtaagtaa